The Pseudomonadota bacterium nucleotide sequence ATAGCCCTTCTCGATGCGCATGGCGTTCAGCGCATAGGAACCGAAGTCGCACAGGCCGTGGGCTGCACCGGTCTCCTTGATGGCGTCGTAGATCCTCTTCAATTCGGACGAGGCGAGGTGCAGTTCCCAACCGAGCTCGCCAACATAGGAAACACGCATCGCCGTTACCGGAACACCGGCCAGGTCGATCTCCGCAACACTCATCCAGGGTGCCGCCGCCGCACTCAGAGCGGCGTTTGTCAGCGTCGCCAGAACATCACGCGATTTTGGTCCCATGACCATCAGTGCTGCGTCATGGTCGGCGCCGCGCCTCAGCGTCACGCTGCCATCGCCGGGCAGGTGCGCCAATAGCCAGTCGAAATCCCTGAGATCGGCCAGCGTCGGCCCGCACAACAGGAAGCGGTCGTCGGCAAGCCGGGCGATCGTCGCTTCCGACCAGATGCGGCCCTTGGGCGTCAGCATGTAACTCAAGCGGACACGACCCGGCTTCGGCATGCCGCCGCAGAAGACGCGCGACAGATAGGCTTCGGCGCCGGGGCCCTCGACCGTGTATTTGGTGAAGCCGCCGTGATCCATGACACCCACGCCGTCACGAACGGTCTCACACTCCGCCCTGACGGCGTCATGCCAGGGTTCGTCGCCAAAGCTCAACGCGCCGGTGTCCGTCGCGCCGTCGCGTTCGAACCAGAAAGCGCGCTCCCAACCGGCGATCTGGCCCATCACTGCGCCGCGCTTCACCAACGTATCGTAGAGCGGCGTCGCCTGGACCGGGCGCACAGACTGCAGGATTCGGTGGGGATAGGGGATGGCGTACTGGAGTTCATAGAGCTCTGAGGCGCGCCGCGACGCATAGTCATGGCTTGCCCAACCGTCGAAGCGGCGGGGATCCCAGGCGGCGAGATCCCACTCCGTCTCGCCCTCGGTAATCCACTCGGCCATCGCCTTGCCGATCGCGGCGGAATGCGTGATGCCGATCTGAACGCCGGTCGCGTGGTAGATGTTTCTGAGATCGGCCGCCGGCCCGACAAGTGGCAGGGCGTCAGGCGCATAAGCGATTGGGCCGTTTACGAACCGCTGCGCGCCCGCCTCGCCCAGGATCGGCACGTGGACAAGGGTTTCCTCAAAAACCTCCAGGATGTCGTCGACACTGTCGGGGAAGAGTTGGTGGGCAAAGTCGTCGGGCGGTCCATCCGGCCAGGCCGAACGGCCGGCATGGCAGTAGGACCCGAACAGGAAACCATTGCCCTCGCGCCGCAGATAAAATCGAATGTCGGGATCGCGGACGAGCGGAAAGAGGGCCTTGTCGGCTTTAAGCGTCGCCAGCGGATCGGTGACGAGATACTGGTGCTCCAGTGTCGTGACCGGCAGATGCTGGCCCGCCATGGCGGCGATCCGGGCGCCATAGAAACCCGCCGCGTTGATGACGATGCCGGCGGTGACCGTCCCCTTCTCGGTCACGACATCCCACTCGCCGCACGGTCGTACTCCAAGACCGGTCACCGGCGTGAAGCGTGCGACCTCCGCGCCCAAGTCTCGCGCGCCCTTGGCGAGCGCCTGAGTCAGCTGGCTGGGGTCGATATCGCCTTCATAGGGATCGAAGATGCCGCCCAGGACCGTGTCATCGGCCTGCCAATAGGGATGCATCGCCTCCATCTCCGCCGGCGACAGGACGCGGAGATCAAAGCCAGCGCTGTGCGACACCCCGGCCAGGTGATGGAACAGTGCCATGCGCTCCGGCGTGTGGGCAGGCCAGAACGCGCCGGTGTGGCGATAGGTGATCGGGCTGTCGACGGTGTCGCTCAGATCCTTGTAAAGCCGCCATGCGTAGTTGCCCGCACGCATGCCAAGCCACGAGTTGGCATAGGTCGGGATGTTGCCGGCCGCGTGCCAGGTCGAGCCGGCCGTCAGCTCGTCCTTTTCCAGAAGCAGCGTGTCGGTAACACCGGCAAGCGCAAGATGGTAGAGGATCGCCGTTCCGACGGCGCCGC carries:
- a CDS encoding FAD-dependent oxidoreductase, with translation MKSHAHVVVIGGGAVGTAILYHLALAGVTDTLLLEKDELTAGSTWHAAGNIPTYANSWLGMRAGNYAWRLYKDLSDTVDSPITYRHTGAFWPAHTPERMALFHHLAGVSHSAGFDLRVLSPAEMEAMHPYWQADDTVLGGIFDPYEGDIDPSQLTQALAKGARDLGAEVARFTPVTGLGVRPCGEWDVVTEKGTVTAGIVINAAGFYGARIAAMAGQHLPVTTLEHQYLVTDPLATLKADKALFPLVRDPDIRFYLRREGNGFLFGSYCHAGRSAWPDGPPDDFAHQLFPDSVDDILEVFEETLVHVPILGEAGAQRFVNGPIAYAPDALPLVGPAADLRNIYHATGVQIGITHSAAIGKAMAEWITEGETEWDLAAWDPRRFDGWASHDYASRRASELYELQYAIPYPHRILQSVRPVQATPLYDTLVKRGAVMGQIAGWERAFWFERDGATDTGALSFGDEPWHDAVRAECETVRDGVGVMDHGGFTKYTVEGPGAEAYLSRVFCGGMPKPGRVRLSYMLTPKGRIWSEATIARLADDRFLLCGPTLADLRDFDWLLAHLPGDGSVTLRRGADHDAALMVMGPKSRDVLATLTNAALSAAAAPWMSVAEIDLAGVPVTAMRVSYVGELGWELHLASSELKRIYDAIKETGAAHGLCDFGSYALNAMRIEKGYHGWGTDFGVEYTLFDAGLERFANLNKDDFIGRDGVVAQSLSMPDWTFIGLELLDPGPDALASDPILKDGEWIGYVTSCSMGFRTDKHLVLGYVRSDSLAMGERCAVSIFGEERAAVRHAPHVYDPDNDRLRA